Below is a window of Photobacterium atrarenae DNA.
TCATCGCAGAGCCGAGGTAGCTTGCCATGGTGAACATTGGGCCCGGCACCAATTGTGCCGACGCATAGGCACTCAGAAATGTTTCCTGCGTCACCATACCATGCACCAAAGGTTCCAATAACGGCAGGACCACGTGCCCACCGCCAAAAACAAAACTGCCCGCCTGAAAGAAAGTGTTGAATAAATACGCCCATGGTGACATTGCGGCGATCAGCGGTAGCCCGAACAACAACAGGGTAAATACACTCAGTAAGAAAACGTTTGGTCGGATTTTGCTCTGTCGGTTCACCGCTGCTGCATCCGAACCGCGGCTAAAGGAGATCACGTAACCAAGCAGCGCAGCGCATAATATCGGGACAATCTGCCCTAACAGGCCGGTACTGAAATAAACACTCGCGGCAGTCGCAACTGCCGTAACCACGGTAATCACATTGGTCAGGTTTTTCTTAGCCATTCCCCATAGCGCATCTGCCACAACAACAACAGCCAACAGTTTCGCCGCATGAATCACACTGTCGATCACCGTGTTATCCGCAAATTGATGAGCGCCGATCGCAAGCCCGGTCAGCAACATGAACGATGGAAAAGTAAATCCGAGAAAGGCTGCCAACGCCCCCAGATAGCCTGCTTTCGAATAGCCAATATACAT
It encodes the following:
- the chrA gene encoding chromate efflux transporter; protein product: MYLQVLYRFFILGLYSFGGPAAHIGYFQREFVLQRKWLSDQDFTQAVALCQFLPGPASSQLGMYIGYSKAGYLGALAAFLGFTFPSFMLLTGLAIGAHQFADNTVIDSVIHAAKLLAVVVVADALWGMAKKNLTNVITVVTAVATAASVYFSTGLLGQIVPILCAALLGYVISFSRGSDAAAVNRQSKIRPNVFLLSVFTLLLFGLPLIAAMSPWAYLFNTFFQAGSFVFGGGHVVLPLLEPLVHGMVTQETFLSAYASAQLVPGPMFTMASYLGSAMMADSPVLGSAVATLAIFLPGGLLLFAFLPAWHALMVHPKLKLSLTLVNACVVGLLASAFVSPVIETSITSAFDLVAVFIGYALLKYRQCPVWILILAFCGYSIAI